A region from the Pseudomonas sp. AB6 genome encodes:
- a CDS encoding PapB/FocB family fimbrial expression transcriptional regulator → MGVYDLVPGNVPAEQFDLLLAGTDIRGPKVREALRQHLVDGFTPKEACEQTGANRGQFSLRLKAIQDENGRVVTLLKFYAIP, encoded by the coding sequence CCGGGTAACGTCCCTGCCGAGCAATTTGACTTGCTGCTGGCTGGCACTGACATACGAGGGCCGAAGGTTCGTGAAGCTCTGCGGCAGCATCTTGTAGACGGTTTTACGCCAAAGGAAGCGTGCGAACAGACGGGGGCCAATCGGGGGCAGTTCTCTCTGCGTTTAAAGGCCATTCAGGACGAAAATGGCAGGGTCGTTACCTTGTTAAAATTTTACGCTATACCGTAA